The following are encoded together in the Tepidiforma bonchosmolovskayae genome:
- the nadC gene encoding carboxylating nicotinate-nucleotide diphosphorylase, translating to MLDPLDPAVIEAVVRAALNEDRAFDDVTTLATVDPGLEGRATFLAKEGGVAAGLDVAAACFRLLDSRCRSTPHVQDGDRFTRGDHLATVEGPVRALLQAERVALNFLQRMCGTATLTRAFVDTVAGTGVRVLDTRKTTPGLRDLEKYAVRCGGGTNHRRDLAAMAMIKDNHREAIRREGRTLAEAAAAIRALRPGIAIEIEIDRLEQLEEALAAQPEWILLDNMTREEMAEAVRRVAGRARLEASGGVRLDTVRAIAETGVDAISVGALTHSARALDISLELEF from the coding sequence GTGCTTGATCCGCTCGACCCGGCAGTGATTGAGGCGGTGGTGCGAGCTGCCCTCAACGAAGACCGCGCGTTCGACGATGTTACGACGCTCGCGACCGTGGACCCCGGCCTGGAGGGCAGGGCGACGTTCCTCGCAAAAGAAGGCGGCGTCGCGGCAGGGCTCGACGTGGCGGCGGCCTGCTTCCGCCTCCTCGACAGCCGCTGCCGGTCTACCCCGCACGTGCAGGACGGGGACCGGTTCACCCGGGGGGACCATCTTGCGACCGTCGAGGGACCGGTGCGGGCGCTCCTCCAGGCGGAGCGTGTGGCGCTCAATTTCCTGCAGCGGATGTGCGGCACCGCAACCCTGACGCGGGCCTTCGTCGATACGGTTGCCGGCACCGGCGTCCGCGTCCTGGACACCCGGAAGACCACCCCCGGCCTGCGCGACCTCGAGAAGTACGCAGTCAGGTGCGGCGGCGGCACCAATCACCGGCGCGACCTCGCTGCGATGGCGATGATCAAGGACAACCACCGCGAAGCGATTCGAAGAGAGGGGCGAACACTGGCCGAAGCGGCGGCCGCCATCCGCGCGCTTCGCCCCGGCATCGCGATCGAGATTGAAATCGACCGGCTCGAGCAGCTGGAGGAGGCGCTCGCCGCACAGCCGGAGTGGATTCTTCTCGACAACATGACCCGCGAGGAGATGGCGGAGGCAGTGCGGCGGGTGGCCGGGCGGGCCAGGCTCGAGGCCTCGGGCGGCGTCCGCCTCGACACCGTGCGCGCAATCGCAGAGACGGGCGTCGATGCAATCTCGGTCGGGGCGCTCACCCACAGCGCCCGCGCCCTGGACATCAGCCTCGAGCTCGAGTTTTAG
- a CDS encoding TIGR03560 family F420-dependent LLM class oxidoreductase: MNFGLHIGQQNIAIDELRRLWRWADTAGFDWVDVWDHFYEAPPVDGNGSCFEATTCMAAMACETSNVRIGVLVLGMGYRHPAVLANALCTIDHLSGGRLEIGLGAGWHEPEYRAYGIPFPPIRERLDMLEEGIQVIRLLTTRDRSDYHGRFYRLENAACNPKPVQPRPRIWVGGNGERRTLRIAARHADGWNTPYTSPEEFARLSSVLDRWCESEGRDPASIERTVNLSFHMAARPSDLPRVEAQYRQTWGPAAEAMRLRGVVTGLPGQAVDLVGRYRDAGAARVNIAIRPPVDWDALAAWTAEVIPAFAS, from the coding sequence ATGAACTTCGGCCTGCACATCGGCCAGCAGAACATCGCGATCGACGAGCTTCGCCGCCTCTGGCGGTGGGCCGACACCGCCGGATTCGACTGGGTTGACGTCTGGGACCACTTCTACGAGGCGCCCCCGGTCGACGGCAACGGAAGCTGTTTCGAGGCGACGACCTGCATGGCCGCCATGGCCTGCGAAACGTCGAACGTCAGGATCGGCGTGCTCGTCCTCGGCATGGGCTACCGGCACCCCGCCGTCCTCGCCAACGCCCTGTGCACCATCGACCACCTGAGCGGCGGCCGCCTCGAAATCGGCCTCGGCGCCGGCTGGCACGAGCCCGAGTACCGGGCCTACGGCATCCCGTTCCCTCCGATTAGGGAGCGCCTGGACATGCTCGAAGAAGGCATCCAGGTGATTCGGCTCCTGACTACCCGGGACCGGTCCGACTACCACGGCCGCTTCTACCGGCTTGAGAACGCCGCCTGCAATCCGAAGCCCGTCCAGCCCCGGCCGCGCATCTGGGTCGGGGGCAACGGCGAGCGGCGGACCCTCCGTATCGCCGCCCGCCATGCCGACGGCTGGAACACGCCGTACACCTCGCCCGAGGAGTTCGCGCGCCTCTCCAGTGTGCTCGACCGCTGGTGTGAGTCCGAGGGACGGGACCCGGCGTCCATTGAACGCACCGTGAATCTCTCCTTCCACATGGCTGCCCGCCCGTCCGACCTTCCCAGGGTCGAAGCGCAGTACCGCCAGACGTGGGGTCCGGCCGCCGAGGCGATGCGCCTGCGGGGCGTGGTGACCGGGCTCCCCGGGCAGGCCGTCGACCTCGTCGGCCGGTACCGCGATGCCGGCGCAGCCCGGGTCAATATCGCCATCCGTCCGCCGGTCGACTGGGACGCGCTCGCGGCGTGGACCGCAGAAGTTATTCCCGCGTTCGCCAGCTGA
- the menH gene encoding 2-succinyl-6-hydroxy-2,4-cyclohexadiene-1-carboxylate synthase encodes MTRYEVAPGFSLNVETWGEGPPLVLLHGFTGSARAWGRFGELLGARYRCVAADIVGHGLSDAPADLEHYRMEQAARDLVAAVRAATGRERCAWLGYSMGGRTAIAVACLQPEAVVALVTIGASPGLSTEAERAERRRADEALADRIERDGVEAFVSYWESLPLWASQSHLPAEVLRAQRQVRLANRPAGLAGSLRGMGTGAQPPFHDALRSLAAPFLALAGELDAKYADIARVMAALAPAGSAGLIPGAGHAAQLEAPDAVFTAVDTFLRQHYLPEAPP; translated from the coding sequence GTGACGCGGTATGAGGTTGCACCGGGGTTCTCACTGAACGTGGAAACCTGGGGCGAGGGGCCGCCCCTCGTTCTCCTCCACGGGTTCACCGGCTCCGCCCGTGCATGGGGCCGGTTCGGTGAGCTCCTTGGCGCGCGGTACCGCTGCGTGGCCGCCGACATCGTCGGCCATGGCCTGTCGGATGCCCCGGCAGACCTCGAGCACTACCGGATGGAGCAGGCAGCCCGGGACCTCGTTGCCGCTGTCCGCGCTGCGACCGGACGCGAGCGCTGCGCATGGCTGGGCTATTCGATGGGCGGGCGCACGGCGATCGCGGTGGCCTGTCTCCAGCCGGAGGCCGTCGTGGCCCTGGTGACCATCGGGGCCTCGCCCGGGCTCTCAACCGAAGCCGAGCGGGCTGAACGTCGCCGCGCCGACGAAGCGCTCGCCGACCGAATCGAACGCGACGGAGTCGAGGCGTTCGTCAGCTACTGGGAGTCGCTCCCGCTGTGGGCCTCGCAGTCGCACCTTCCGGCAGAGGTTCTGCGCGCGCAGCGCCAGGTGCGGCTGGCAAACCGCCCGGCCGGGCTCGCCGGCAGCCTGCGCGGGATGGGGACCGGCGCGCAGCCGCCCTTCCACGACGCTCTACGGTCGCTTGCTGCCCCGTTCCTCGCGCTCGCGGGTGAACTGGACGCGAAGTACGCTGACATCGCCCGCGTGATGGCCGCGCTCGCACCGGCTGGCAGCGCAGGGCTTATCCCGGGCGCCGGGCACGCCGCCCAGCTCGAGGCGCCCGATGCGGTTTTCACCGCGGTCGATACCTTCCTTCGCCAGCACTACCTCCCGGAGGCTCCTCCATGA
- a CDS encoding 1-deoxy-D-xylulose-5-phosphate reductoisomerase, with product MKPPLRVAVLGSTGSIGRQALDVIARFPNRFAVAALAAGANADLLAEQVAALRPRYVFAERGSPRLEEAAAAVGALVERPEAVAVAPDVDIVLVATAGAAGLLPTLAALRIGRPVAIANKEVLVMAGHLVREAMQAGGGELRPVDSEHSAIWQCLWGESPRAIRRIILTASGGAFRDFSRDQLAAVTPEQALDHPTWKMGRKITVDSATLVNKGMETIEAMWLFDVPMDAVDVVLHRESIVHSLVEFTDGSVKAQLGVPDMRLPIQLALSYPERMPEPPMPLLDLAAVGALHFGRPDLDRFPCLRLAMEAGRIGGTAPAAMAAADEVAVERFLRREIGFLDIPRVIEQVLEQHQPVPAPSLDEVLAADAEARRIAAAVAPGVPA from the coding sequence GTGAAGCCCCCGTTGCGCGTCGCCGTCCTCGGCTCGACCGGGTCGATCGGCCGGCAGGCGCTCGATGTCATCGCCCGATTCCCGAACCGGTTCGCCGTGGCCGCGCTGGCTGCCGGCGCAAACGCCGACCTCCTCGCAGAGCAGGTCGCAGCGTTGCGGCCCCGCTACGTCTTCGCCGAACGGGGCTCGCCCCGGCTCGAGGAGGCCGCGGCCGCCGTCGGCGCACTGGTCGAACGTCCCGAAGCCGTTGCCGTCGCGCCGGATGTGGACATTGTCCTCGTCGCGACGGCAGGTGCGGCGGGCCTGCTGCCGACGCTCGCCGCCCTGCGGATCGGCCGCCCCGTGGCAATCGCCAACAAAGAGGTGCTGGTCATGGCCGGCCACCTGGTCCGGGAGGCGATGCAGGCCGGCGGCGGCGAGCTGCGCCCGGTCGACAGCGAACATTCAGCCATCTGGCAGTGCCTCTGGGGCGAATCGCCGCGCGCAATCAGGCGAATTATCCTCACGGCCAGCGGCGGCGCCTTCCGGGACTTCTCCCGCGACCAGCTCGCCGCCGTGACCCCTGAACAGGCCCTTGACCACCCCACGTGGAAGATGGGCCGCAAGATTACCGTCGATTCCGCCACACTGGTGAACAAGGGGATGGAGACCATTGAGGCCATGTGGCTGTTCGATGTCCCGATGGACGCCGTCGACGTCGTGCTCCACCGGGAGTCAATCGTGCACAGCCTCGTGGAGTTCACGGACGGCAGCGTCAAGGCCCAGCTTGGCGTGCCGGATATGCGCCTTCCCATCCAGCTCGCCCTGAGCTACCCCGAACGGATGCCGGAGCCCCCGATGCCGCTCCTCGACCTCGCCGCCGTCGGCGCCCTGCACTTTGGCCGTCCCGACCTCGACCGCTTTCCCTGCCTGCGCCTCGCGATGGAGGCCGGCCGCATCGGCGGGACTGCTCCAGCCGCCATGGCTGCCGCGGACGAAGTTGCAGTGGAGCGCTTCCTCCGCCGCGAAATCGGCTTCCTCGATATCCCGCGCGTGATCGAACAGGTGCTCGAACAGCATCAGCCTGTCCCGGCCCCATCGCTCGATGAGGTGCTCGCGGCCGATGCCGAAGCCCGACGGATTGCGGCTGCAGTAGCCCCGGGGGTGCCGGCATGA
- the menE gene encoding o-succinylbenzoate--CoA ligase codes for MSSPALPPFDWVAHRASVLPRHPAVEFGTEVWSFAELDRRVSVFAQALLDAGVRPGDRVGLLAGNSAQYVAAVFGAARAGAVVAPLNWRLAPGELAWQLGRIGAWLLLHDRAFAAAGAEAANAAGVSAMDLAAAGDGAGDSRGDWPGTWSGDFVLMFTSGTTGRPRAARLTFENFFASAAASAFNIGVDPSDRWLACMPLCHVGGLSIATRSLIQGTTAVIHAGFDAGAVNRALREEHITLLSVVPTMLARLLEADERPYPPAVRAVLVGGGPVALELLERAAARGLPVLQTYGLTEATSQVTTLAPGDALAHLGSAGKPLFGVRLRVAAPAGQPGEILVAGPTVFAGYFDDPEATVRTLRDGWLHTGDIGTIDSDGFLTILDRRDDLVVTGGENVYPAEVEAALETHPAVREAAVVGLPDTHWGQVVAAAVVFREAGAPGWSDLEAWLRERLARYKVPRRWLALDELPRTTSGKLQRHLVRARFGREP; via the coding sequence GTGAGCTCCCCTGCCCTCCCGCCGTTCGACTGGGTTGCGCACCGGGCCTCAGTTCTCCCGCGTCACCCTGCCGTCGAATTTGGCACTGAGGTTTGGTCCTTCGCAGAACTCGATCGCCGGGTGTCCGTGTTCGCGCAGGCGCTGCTCGATGCCGGCGTGCGCCCCGGCGACCGGGTCGGGCTGCTGGCGGGCAATTCTGCGCAGTACGTTGCCGCGGTGTTCGGCGCGGCGCGCGCCGGGGCCGTCGTCGCGCCGCTGAACTGGCGGCTCGCGCCCGGGGAGCTCGCCTGGCAGCTTGGCCGTATCGGTGCGTGGCTGCTGCTCCACGACCGGGCGTTTGCGGCCGCGGGGGCCGAAGCGGCGAACGCCGCCGGCGTCTCCGCTATGGACCTTGCCGCCGCGGGCGACGGCGCCGGGGACAGCCGAGGCGACTGGCCCGGCACGTGGTCCGGCGATTTCGTGCTGATGTTTACCTCGGGCACCACCGGCCGACCCAGGGCTGCACGACTCACCTTCGAAAACTTCTTTGCCAGCGCCGCTGCTTCTGCCTTCAACATCGGCGTCGACCCTTCGGACCGCTGGCTGGCGTGTATGCCCCTCTGCCACGTCGGCGGGCTCTCTATCGCGACCCGGTCGCTCATCCAGGGCACGACCGCCGTCATCCACGCCGGGTTCGATGCCGGTGCGGTGAACCGCGCCCTCCGCGAGGAGCACATCACCCTGCTGTCCGTCGTTCCGACGATGCTCGCGCGCCTGCTCGAGGCCGACGAGCGCCCGTACCCGCCGGCCGTACGGGCGGTCCTGGTCGGCGGCGGCCCGGTCGCGCTGGAGCTGCTGGAACGCGCCGCCGCGCGGGGGCTGCCGGTTCTCCAGACCTACGGCCTCACGGAGGCGACCAGCCAGGTCACGACCCTGGCCCCGGGCGATGCGCTTGCTCACCTCGGCTCGGCCGGGAAGCCGCTCTTCGGCGTGCGCCTGCGGGTTGCGGCGCCGGCAGGCCAACCGGGAGAGATCCTCGTTGCCGGGCCCACGGTCTTCGCGGGCTACTTCGATGACCCGGAGGCGACGGTGCGCACCCTCCGCGATGGCTGGCTCCACACCGGCGACATCGGCACCATCGATTCCGACGGGTTCCTGACCATCCTCGACCGGCGCGACGACCTGGTGGTGACCGGCGGCGAGAACGTCTACCCTGCTGAGGTCGAAGCGGCGCTCGAAACCCATCCGGCGGTTCGCGAAGCTGCTGTCGTGGGCCTGCCCGACACCCACTGGGGCCAGGTGGTGGCCGCTGCGGTTGTGTTCAGGGAGGCCGGGGCGCCCGGCTGGAGCGACCTCGAGGCGTGGCTGCGGGAGCGGCTTGCCAGGTACAAGGTGCCGCGGCGCTGGCTCGCCCTCGATGAACTTCCCCGGACGACGAGCGGGAAGCTCCAGCGCCACCTCGTCCGCGCCCGGTTCGGCCGCGAGCCGTAA
- the menB gene encoding 1,4-dihydroxy-2-naphthoyl-CoA synthase, with the protein MTAIQWQTVQTYDDIIFQRAEGIARISINRPEVHNAFRPKTTFELIDAFSRAREDPEVGVILFTGEGGRAFCSGGDQRVRGHGGYVGDDNVPRLNVTDLHKLIRSIPKPVIALVAGWAIGGGHVLHVICDLTIAAENARFGQTGPKVGSFDGGFGAIQLARNVGQKKAREIWYLCRQYDAREALEMGLVNAVVPLEELEAEGVRWAKQILKMSPIAIRMLKSAFNAELDGMVGITELAHNANMLFYMTDEAKEGRNAFLEKREPAYSDFAKFPRRP; encoded by the coding sequence ATGACCGCCATCCAGTGGCAGACGGTCCAGACCTACGACGACATCATTTTCCAGCGCGCCGAAGGCATCGCGCGCATCAGCATCAACCGGCCCGAGGTCCACAACGCGTTCCGGCCGAAAACTACCTTCGAGCTGATCGATGCCTTTTCCCGCGCCCGCGAGGACCCCGAGGTCGGCGTCATCCTCTTTACCGGCGAGGGCGGCCGGGCGTTCTGCTCCGGCGGCGACCAGCGCGTCCGCGGTCACGGCGGCTACGTCGGTGACGACAACGTCCCCCGCCTGAATGTCACTGACCTCCACAAGCTCATCCGCTCCATCCCGAAGCCGGTCATCGCGCTGGTTGCGGGCTGGGCGATCGGCGGCGGGCACGTGCTCCACGTTATCTGCGACCTGACCATCGCTGCTGAGAACGCCCGCTTCGGTCAAACCGGCCCGAAGGTCGGCAGCTTCGACGGTGGCTTTGGCGCCATCCAGCTCGCCCGGAACGTCGGCCAGAAAAAGGCACGCGAGATCTGGTACCTTTGCCGCCAGTACGACGCCCGCGAGGCGCTCGAGATGGGACTGGTCAACGCGGTGGTCCCGCTGGAAGAGCTTGAGGCCGAAGGCGTCCGCTGGGCGAAACAAATCCTGAAAATGAGCCCGATCGCCATCCGGATGCTGAAGTCTGCCTTCAACGCTGAACTCGATGGGATGGTCGGCATTACCGAGCTCGCCCACAACGCAAACATGCTCTTCTACATGACCGACGAGGCGAAGGAGGGCCGCAACGCCTTCCTTGAAAAGCGCGAGCCCGCCTACTCCGACTTCGCGAAGTTCCCCCGCCGTCCGTGA
- a CDS encoding mandelate racemase/muconate lactonizing enzyme family protein: MSRVVSAELVPYRLRLRSAHRDARGGFAAREGVLLKLSDESGRVGLGDCAPLPPVTQPLDVCCRALVAEAERLPGMDPVSGFPELMDAPDAGLPTPARAAVEMALGWLAAQELGTTLGRLLASDSPVRPASLVVNALVDAADVAEAIAQAARFSAEGYTVFKVKVGLGADRDAAVLRGLRDRIGPGAVMRIDANGAWSPAEFVAMAPLLHAAGVDLVEQPVAPGVPPAEWARLRWETGLRIAADESLADGARGLELIRAKACDAVVLKPSLLGLAAAARLARAAREAGLEVIVSGAFESGAGFGAALEFAAALGSPGAAHGFATALAVLDDPVVSGVPLPSAGGVELPAAGVLPALAPAESAREALT; encoded by the coding sequence GTGAGCCGGGTCGTCTCCGCGGAGCTGGTGCCCTACCGCCTCAGGCTGCGCAGCGCCCACCGCGACGCGCGAGGCGGCTTCGCCGCGCGGGAAGGGGTGCTCCTGAAGCTGTCCGACGAAAGCGGTCGCGTAGGTCTCGGGGACTGTGCCCCCCTGCCGCCGGTAACGCAGCCGCTCGATGTTTGCTGCCGGGCCCTCGTCGCGGAGGCGGAGCGCCTGCCGGGGATGGACCCCGTCTCCGGATTCCCTGAGCTCATGGACGCCCCGGATGCCGGCCTCCCCACCCCTGCCCGGGCCGCTGTCGAGATGGCGCTCGGGTGGCTCGCCGCGCAGGAGCTCGGCACCACGCTCGGCAGGCTGCTCGCCTCGGACTCACCCGTTCGCCCGGCGAGCCTGGTGGTCAATGCCCTGGTTGATGCCGCCGATGTCGCCGAGGCCATCGCCCAGGCCGCGCGGTTCTCTGCCGAGGGCTACACGGTCTTCAAGGTGAAGGTCGGCCTCGGCGCTGACCGGGATGCCGCCGTTCTGCGAGGGCTCCGCGACCGCATCGGGCCGGGGGCCGTGATGCGCATCGACGCGAATGGAGCCTGGTCGCCCGCGGAGTTCGTGGCGATGGCCCCGCTGCTTCACGCGGCCGGTGTCGACCTTGTCGAGCAGCCGGTTGCCCCCGGCGTGCCGCCTGCGGAATGGGCCCGGCTCCGCTGGGAGACCGGCCTGCGCATCGCCGCCGACGAGTCGCTGGCCGACGGCGCCCGGGGGCTGGAGCTGATCCGGGCGAAGGCCTGCGATGCCGTCGTGTTGAAACCGTCGCTGCTGGGGCTCGCTGCGGCGGCCCGGCTCGCCCGCGCGGCCCGGGAGGCGGGCCTCGAGGTGATCGTGAGCGGCGCGTTCGAGAGCGGGGCGGGGTTCGGAGCCGCGCTGGAGTTCGCCGCAGCGCTTGGTTCGCCGGGCGCCGCCCACGGCTTCGCGACCGCCCTCGCAGTGCTCGATGACCCGGTGGTTTCCGGCGTGCCCCTGCCCTCGGCTGGCGGTGTCGAGCTCCCGGCTGCCGGGGTGCTCCCAGCCCTGGCCCCCGCCGAGAGCGCCAGGGAGGCGCTCACGTGA
- a CDS encoding M50 family metallopeptidase, whose protein sequence is MTFLAIDPLAILQAAVPFLGMLVVLVVIHEFGHFLAAKAFGIKVLEFGIGFPPRAWTFLRKGETEYTLNWLPIGGFVRLLGEEDPSDPRSLAAQAAWKRLVVMSAGVVMNFALAIILLAVGFMVPRERALTMAQIIEVAPGSPAAEARVEGVMRDGSAPKQGLQPGDIVLEVEGKEVRNTSELVYANRLNLGKTQKWIINRGGATLTAYVYARWDPPPGQGPTGIRIGAPSTCAIDADGNPTNCQLLYPYTEKVWDWPWVAFPKAFVSLRETFQLTVNEVRVMISGTSGASMSSGQPALTGPVGIAETTGAIIDEQGWRPLIELAALLSLNLAIFNALPIPMLDGGRMLFVVIEILRGGRRISPEKEALVHFMGFALLLFGVLVVTYFDIARIVS, encoded by the coding sequence ATGACCTTTCTCGCCATCGACCCGCTCGCCATCCTGCAGGCTGCGGTGCCGTTCCTCGGCATGCTCGTCGTGCTCGTCGTCATCCACGAGTTCGGACACTTCCTCGCTGCGAAGGCGTTCGGCATCAAGGTGCTCGAGTTCGGCATCGGCTTTCCGCCGCGCGCCTGGACGTTCCTCCGCAAGGGCGAGACCGAGTACACGCTGAACTGGCTTCCGATTGGCGGTTTCGTCCGCCTCCTCGGCGAGGAGGACCCGTCCGACCCCCGCAGCCTCGCGGCCCAGGCGGCCTGGAAGCGGCTCGTCGTCATGTCCGCCGGCGTTGTAATGAACTTCGCTCTGGCCATCATCCTGCTTGCTGTCGGGTTCATGGTTCCGCGCGAACGGGCCCTGACGATGGCGCAGATTATCGAAGTTGCACCGGGTTCCCCGGCCGCTGAGGCGCGGGTCGAAGGGGTCATGCGGGACGGCTCGGCGCCGAAGCAGGGCCTCCAGCCGGGCGATATCGTGCTCGAGGTCGAAGGCAAGGAAGTCCGCAACACGTCCGAACTCGTCTACGCCAACCGCCTGAACCTCGGAAAGACGCAGAAATGGATCATCAATCGCGGAGGGGCGACCCTTACCGCCTACGTCTACGCCCGCTGGGACCCGCCTCCGGGACAGGGTCCGACCGGCATCCGGATTGGCGCGCCGTCGACCTGCGCCATCGACGCCGACGGCAACCCGACGAACTGCCAGCTGCTCTACCCCTACACGGAAAAAGTCTGGGATTGGCCGTGGGTCGCCTTCCCCAAAGCTTTCGTTTCGCTCCGGGAGACGTTCCAGCTCACGGTCAACGAAGTCCGGGTGATGATTTCCGGCACCTCTGGCGCCTCGATGTCCAGCGGTCAGCCCGCGCTCACCGGCCCGGTCGGCATCGCCGAGACGACCGGCGCAATCATCGACGAGCAGGGCTGGCGGCCGCTCATCGAACTCGCTGCCCTGCTCAGCCTGAACCTCGCCATCTTCAACGCCCTCCCCATCCCGATGCTCGATGGCGGACGCATGCTGTTCGTCGTCATTGAAATCCTGCGCGGCGGCCGGCGCATCTCGCCGGAGAAGGAGGCGCTGGTTCACTTCATGGGCTTCGCCCTCCTCCTGTTCGGCGTGCTCGTAGTCACCTACTTCGATATCGCCCGGATCGTGAGCTGA
- a CDS encoding sugar phosphate isomerase/epimerase family protein translates to MSQFALSTMFAQQPRFEDGAGFARFAAEAGYDAVEISHSTPAAKVAAIRAARVLPIVSIHQPAPYERLPNGRGNGSLNLAALDEDERRQAVAAAARSIDLAAEVGARRVVVHLGHVGTVSEQFEEELALRRAFDAGERESARVRELREALIARRAATAGPHLAAARRSLQELVALARPRGIAIGIENRYHYHEIPHPDEYAQLLDGFAPEEAGYWHDVGHAEVLHRLGLIDRHAWLDRWSGRCIGAHLHDVEGIGDHRAPGDGDVSWEYVVQGIRHLSSFTLEINQHQPDERVRAARGFLAGVGLG, encoded by the coding sequence ATGAGCCAGTTCGCCCTTTCGACGATGTTCGCCCAGCAGCCGCGCTTCGAGGACGGCGCCGGCTTCGCCCGCTTCGCCGCCGAAGCCGGTTACGACGCCGTCGAAATCAGCCACTCGACGCCGGCCGCGAAGGTCGCCGCCATTCGCGCGGCGAGGGTGCTCCCGATCGTCTCGATTCACCAGCCTGCGCCGTACGAACGGCTCCCAAACGGGCGGGGCAACGGGAGCCTGAATCTTGCCGCGCTCGATGAGGATGAGCGGCGCCAGGCGGTTGCGGCCGCTGCCCGGTCCATCGACCTGGCGGCCGAGGTCGGCGCCCGGCGGGTGGTCGTCCACCTGGGCCATGTGGGCACGGTGTCCGAACAGTTCGAGGAAGAGCTTGCCCTGCGCCGCGCCTTCGACGCCGGGGAACGGGAGAGCGCACGGGTTAGGGAACTGCGCGAGGCGCTCATCGCCCGGAGGGCTGCGACCGCCGGGCCGCACCTCGCTGCTGCCCGGCGGTCGCTCCAGGAGCTGGTTGCCCTCGCCCGGCCCCGCGGCATCGCCATCGGCATCGAAAACCGTTACCACTACCACGAGATCCCGCACCCCGACGAGTACGCGCAGCTTCTCGATGGGTTCGCGCCCGAGGAGGCCGGCTACTGGCACGACGTCGGCCATGCTGAGGTGCTCCACCGGCTCGGACTCATCGACCGGCACGCCTGGCTCGACCGCTGGTCGGGCCGGTGCATCGGCGCCCACCTCCACGATGTCGAAGGCATCGGCGACCATCGCGCCCCGGGCGACGGCGACGTCTCCTGGGAGTATGTCGTCCAGGGCATCCGGCACCTGTCGTCGTTCACGCTCGAAATCAACCAGCACCAGCCCGACGAGCGGGTCCGCGCGGCCCGCGGTTTCCTGGCTGGCGTCGGGCTCGGCTAA